The Pseudodesulfovibrio hydrargyri genome segment CCAGATGACCTTGTGCTCGGCCCCATGATACTGGAAGACCCGGCGGATGTCCGGGATATAGGAGATGGCCAGGATGTAGCCCACAAAGACGATCATCTTGATCAGGCCGTCCCAGGCGTGAAAGCTTAGGGAATCCACGTCGCCGCCCAGGCCGAGCAGCTCCATGCCCACGGACAGGAAATGGGGCAGGACAACGAACAGGCCGAGCGCCGCACCAAGCGCCAGGGCCATGGTCAGGACGAGATGCCAGGTGGTCAGCTCGCCGCCCTCGTCCTCGCCGTCATCGGCGGCCTGCATGGCGGAATAGTTCAACGCCTTGATGCCGTTGACCATGGTTTCCATGAGCACCGGGAAGCCGCGCAGGAAGGGTTTCTTGAGCAAGGGATGTCTGACCAGGGTGAACCACGGCCGGACATCGGTGACGATCTCGCCGTCCGCCTTGCGGATGGCGATGGCGAGTTTGTCCTTGGCGCGCATCATGACGCCTTCGATGACCGCCTGGCCGCCCACGGCCTGAGGTGCGGCCATCGTCAGAATTCCTCGCATTCTCAATCAGATACCCTCCGGTAAAGGAAGCGTTCCCTGGCGATCAGCGCCATCTTCCGCATGGGGGGAGAATCATGGATTCCCCGCCGATTGTAAAGGCCGGATAAAACAATATGCCTCCGAAGGGTACACGACCCCAACGAAGGCATATGGTCTCGGCTTGCGCCGAAAAAACGGAGCTACTTGGACTTTGCGGCCAGAGCGCTCAGATCGCCATACTTCTTGCGGAAGCGGTCGATACGGCCGGCGGTGTCCACGAAGCGCTGCTTGCCGGTGTAGAAGGGATGGCAGTTGGAGCAGATTTCCACTTCGAACTCCTCACCCTTGGTGGTCAGCAGCTCGGCCTCGTAGCCGCAGTGGCAGCGGATCTTGGCCTTGTAAGTCTTGGGATGAATATCGTTTTTCATGACTATCTCCTGTCATTCTTTGTGCGTGGAACTCGGTCTTATACGCACTGCCCCACCGCTTGGCAAGGAAAATTTTCCGGCAATCCCCGGGGGCTCGCATGATCCCGCCAAGGCGCAAAAAAGGCGGGGGCCGAAGCTCCCGCCTTTGTCAGTCGAGTTCGGTCGAGAACTAGACGCAGCCGGTGGGTTTGGGCAGGCCGGCCATCTTACAGGCGCCTTTACCAGGTCCGGACGGGAACAGTTCGTAGATCTGCTTCAGCTTGAAGCCGGTGACCTTGGAGAGGATGCGCACCATGGGAGCGATGCCGTTCTTCTTGTAGTAGTCCTGCAGGAAGTCGATGACTTTCTGATGGTCCTCGGAGATCTCCTTGATGCCCTCGGATTCCTTCACGTATTCGACCCAAACCGGGGTCCAATCCTCAAATTTCTGCAGGAAGCCGTCTTCGTCAACTTCGAAAGAAGAGCCCTGGAATTCAACAACAGCCATTGTATCCTCCTAAGTGGATGTTTGTCTTGCTGTAGCCCCGGGAGACTCCCGAGGCGACCATATCCAAATAAACAGCGATCCGCTGCTTAGCTGCGAAAGTAGAGACTCGGTCTAAAACCGTGGAGGGACATTACGTCTCCTCCACAACCTTGTCAAGTACTCGGCACATTTCAATACGATATAAGCGATTCCCTTAATCTGCCTATAACAGATTAGGATTCCTCCAGTTCCAACAGATGCTCACGGGCGTAATCCAAGGTCGGGTCCATGTCGAGGGCCGCCCTGAGGTAATCCTCGGCCTCCTGCCGGTTGCCCATGAACTTGTGACACAGGCCGAGGTTGGCCAGGTCATGGGGCGATCCGCTGTCGATATCCAGGGACGCCCGGAAGTTGTCCGCCGCCTCGGCATAGCGCCCCGCCTTGAAGTGGGCCACGCCGCGCAGGTTGAAGAACTCCCGGCACTCGTCGTCCAGCTCCACGGCCCGGTCGAGCAGGGCCAGGGCGTCCTCCCACTCCTCCACCTGCGACAGGGCGTAGGCCTGGTAGAAGACCGCCAGGCCGCGTTCGGCGTTGGCGGGCTGCAGGTCCACGGACTCCTCGAACCGGGCCGCCGCGTACAGGGGATCGCCCATGCGCAGGGCCAGCAGCCCCCGAAAGAACGGCAGGAAGTATGCGTCCGGGTAGATTTCCTCGAGCACGTCCAGCCCTTCCAGGGCCTCGTCGAAGTCGGCGTCCTCGGCCAGGATGCGGCCGACGAACAGACCGATGGACCGGTGCGGGGTACGCTCCCGGAAGTCGAAGCCGGGCACGAAGTTGTAGTTGGCCGTGACCATCAGGTCCGGATGCCGGGTATCCACCGCGTACAGGGTATCGCCCTTCTCGAAGAGGCCCTCTGCCAGGGCCATCAATTCATTATATATGTCCCCGTCCTCCACCGTGGGCAGGGAATCCAGGGCAACGACTTCGCCCTCCTTCAGCCACTCGATCTGGTCAAGCTCGGTGAATTTGGGCAGACCCGAGGCCTCGTATACCCGGCTGGTCTCAAAGTCGCCCGCCAACTGGGCCACCTCGGTCACGGCGCGGATGGCCGCCTTGACCGGCGAAGCCGCTGTCCCGGCGGTGAAAACAATCTCGCTCAGAGCCGGGAAGGTCTTGCGGTCCCAGGCCACGGCCGCCACCGTGGGGACGGGGTAGCCCAGCGAGAAATCCTTGAGGATGATGGTCACGCCATTGCGCTCGAAGCAGTCCAGCAGACGGCGCAGGACCGGGTCGCCGCAGGTGGCCTGATCGATGGTCGGAGTGGTCTGGCGGGAGCGGTCGACGACCGCGCAGACGTGCCGCTCCACCAGTTCGCACGCGCCCTGGGCGATGGACTCCTCGAAGGTGTTTCCGGCGGACGATCCGTTGAATTCATTGAGTTTCTTGAACCAGTCCAGGGGGACGTACTCGGTCCGTCCGGTGCGCACGTCCAGGGCCGGGTGAAACCGCCAGCGGATGAGGTCCATAAGCCGGACGGCCTTGTCGGAGGCGATCTCCTCGCCCACCGAACGGAGCACTTGGCCGATGTCCATGACCTGTCCGGGCCATTTCTCCCGGGCCTCGGACCAGGTCAGTTCCGTGAAGTTGGCCGGGTCGGCCCAGAAGCTGAAATAGGAGAAACGCTCGACCAGTTCCATCAAGGCCGAGGCCTCGGCCTGTTCCGGGGACGCGCCCTTGCCCATCTGCTTGCGCGTGGGCATGACCTCGCGGGCCGCGGGGCCGCACTGGCTGACGAAGACCGGGATGCCGAGCCTGCCGGTGTCCACGCGGTCGGTCTGGGCCAGGACGCCCTCGCACTTCTCGGCCAGGGCGGCTTTGACGCGCCGCACGGTCTCCACCGGGGTGCACGCCTTGTCCTGGTCCGTGGTGAAGGATTTGGGACAGCTCTTGAGTTCGATCACGCGCCCTTCCTCTTCATGCGGAACATGTTGATGACGTTTTCCTCGCCGGTCTCGTTGTCCTTGTACTTGGCCTCGGACTTCATCATGGCGAAGAGCCCGTCGGCCTTGTCGAAGAACTTCCTGCCCTGCCGCTTCCTGTCCATGGCCATGAGCACCTCGGCGGACGGCGTCTCGGCCAGGTGGGCGTCGAGGAAGTCCACCAGCGGCTCGTACACAGCCTCTTCGTAGAGGACCTCGCAGCCGATGATGTAGTCGAAACACCTGCCCAGGGAATCCCTGGTGAAGTCGGCCTTGCTGATGGTCACCTTGTCCTCCAGGCCGTTCTTGAGCGCGTTGATCCGACTGAACAGCAGCGCGTAGGGTTCCACGTCGGTCACGGTCACGTCGTGCCCGAACGAGGCCATGACCATGCCGTTCACGGCGCAGCCCGCGCCCACTTCGAGGATGGAGCAGCCGGGCGCGAACGGGAACCGGGTCAGGGTGTAGCCGAGCACCAGGCAGGACGGCCAGACCTTGGCCCACAGGGGCAGGGATATCTTCTTGCCCCCCCGGGTCCGGTCCACCAGCTTGTCGAGATATTTCTGCATCTGCCTGACCTGGAGGACCTCCAGGTTCCGGCCGCCTATGGTCACGGTCTCGAAACCGACCTCGCCGAATTCCCTCACGGCCACGTCGATGAGCGCACCAATAGGCTGGTCCAGGTTGAAAACGGTATCCGCCATTCTTCCCTCCGGAAACGGAAAGCCTCTTTACGAGGCTTCTGATTTTACTGGTCTATCGAATTGATTTTTTCCAGGACCCACAGCCCGCCGGGCACGGAGTCGTCACGGCCGAACTCCCACACGGTCCGAAGCTGGACCGGGCGGCCCTCCTCGCCCGTGCGCAACTGCGCGTCATAATGGACCGAGGCCACGGTCCGGCCATCGGCCGAGTGCAGTTCCGTGAGCAGGGCCGAAACCAGCATGACCTCGGTGCGCGGGCGTTCCCCGGCGGCCACCGCGTCGCTGTAGACCTCGTCGGACAAGAAGTCGCGCAACGCGTCGTAGTCTTCCTTGTCGCGGGCTTGCTGAAAACGGGAGAAAAGGACCTTGGCCCCCTCCAGGAACTCGGCCTCGTCGAATCCGTCCGCGCGCGGCGGCGCGCCCGTGGGCGTGGAGGGCGACGTTTTGGCCGTGTCCTCCGAACGGAGCATGTCCCAGGTCCGCCTGGCGGCCTCGTGCCGATCCATGGATTGGGGCTTTTGCGCGGGCCGGTCTTCGGAGGCGGAGGAGGAATCGGCGTCGGAACCGGAGCCGTCCCCCTCGCCGGGTTTGGTCGGATAGTCGGGCCGGGACCAGCGCCCGGGCCGGGTCTTGTCGTTGCCGCCGCCGGACCGCCGCCGGAACATGCGGACCAGGAAATAGGCGATGAGCACCAGAAGGAGGATGTTCAGGACGGAGCCGCTGCGGCTCGGGGGGGCGGCCTGCGCCAGGGCCGGGGTGGCCATGATCAGGACCAGGGCGGGCGCGGACAGCCACAGGATCGGGCGGCCTGTTAAACGACCGGCGAAACCGGACGCGTTCACGTTGTTGTCGTTGTGCATGAATGCTTCGTAAAACAAACTGGCCGTACAGGCAATCAATCGATGAGGGCGAGATTGCGCAGGATGGCGTACAGGCTTTCCACCTCGATGGGTTTGGGCAGGTAGGCCGCGGCCCCGCCCTTGTAATAGGCGCGGACCACGGTCTTGGGATCGTTCAGGGCGGTGATCATGATGACCTTGGCCTCGTCGGCGGCGGACACGCCCGCCTCCTGCTCCATGGCGCGGATGTCCTTCAAGGCCTGATGACCGTCCTTGTTGGGCATCATGATGTCCATGCAGACCAGGTCATAGGGGCGGCCCTCGTCAATGGCCTTGCGGAAGGCGTCCACACACTCCACCCCGTCCGAGGCGGTGTCGCACTCGCCGAAATCGGACAGGAGCGCGGTCAGCAGCTTGCGGCTGGTGAATTCGTCTTCTACTATAAGGATACGCATTGATTCTCCTTCTTAGAGCCGAGATACACCACTCCCGGAAGGATTTCAACGGGCCGGGGCAACCCGGACGCAATCTATAATGCCTTCACACACGGCCCGCTCCTGCGCCGGGGCTTGCCCTGAGGCCGATTGCCACGTAGGAACAGGGCCACGGCGGAACCACGCCGCTTCGGAGGAAAAAACATATGGACTTTTCACATATTCCCGCCTTTCTCGGAAGCTTTCTCAACTTCCTGGACAGCCCCGAATGGCGGGCCTGGCCGTTCAATTCCGGGTTTGGTGAGCAGATCCTGCCAGCCGTGGCCCGACTGCTCTTCGTCACCCTGATCATGGGCGTGATCCTGCTCTTCCTCCGGCTGCTCTTCGGCCCCGGCGGCCCGCTGCGCGACAAGGAACTCGAGGAGGAGGCCCGCCAGGAGACCGAGCGGGAACGGGCCGAACTCAAGGAACGGCTCGACGCTGGCGAGATTTCCGAGGCGGACTACAAGATTGAGATGAAAAGGCTCAAGGATTAGACCATGCCCTTGTCCACCCACAAGAAACTGGTCAGAGAGTTCGCCGAGAGCCACCTCACCGGCGAGGAAAACAACGACTACCATATCCGCCTCAAGCTCGACCATTCCATGCGGGTCCTGGACAACGGGCTGGCGATCATCGGAAACGAGGGCATCAACGGGCGCACCGGGGAACTGGCGGCCATGGCCGCCCTG includes the following:
- a CDS encoding DUF1385 domain-containing protein, with the translated sequence MAAPQAVGGQAVIEGVMMRAKDKLAIAIRKADGEIVTDVRPWFTLVRHPLLKKPFLRGFPVLMETMVNGIKALNYSAMQAADDGEDEGGELTTWHLVLTMALALGAALGLFVVLPHFLSVGMELLGLGGDVDSLSFHAWDGLIKMIVFVGYILAISYIPDIRRVFQYHGAEHKVIWTWEEGKELSPASSRFYSRLHPRCGTAFLLFVLAVSIMLYAVLVPWLLTFYSPEHFMVKHLYIVGMKLFLMIPVSCVAYEMIKFAGKYSKNGLCKLMCWPGLMMQMLTTKEPDDSQLEVAIAALRCAVNAEEC
- a CDS encoding class I SAM-dependent methyltransferase, translated to MADTVFNLDQPIGALIDVAVREFGEVGFETVTIGGRNLEVLQVRQMQKYLDKLVDRTRGGKKISLPLWAKVWPSCLVLGYTLTRFPFAPGCSILEVGAGCAVNGMVMASFGHDVTVTDVEPYALLFSRINALKNGLEDKVTISKADFTRDSLGRCFDYIIGCEVLYEEAVYEPLVDFLDAHLAETPSAEVLMAMDRKRQGRKFFDKADGLFAMMKSEAKYKDNETGEENVINMFRMKRKGA
- a CDS encoding TusE/DsrC/DsvC family sulfur relay protein, yielding MAVVEFQGSSFEVDEDGFLQKFEDWTPVWVEYVKESEGIKEISEDHQKVIDFLQDYYKKNGIAPMVRILSKVTGFKLKQIYELFPSGPGKGACKMAGLPKPTGCV
- a CDS encoding response regulator; translated protein: MRILIVEDEFTSRKLLTALLSDFGECDTASDGVECVDAFRKAIDEGRPYDLVCMDIMMPNKDGHQALKDIRAMEQEAGVSAADEAKVIMITALNDPKTVVRAYYKGGAAAYLPKPIEVESLYAILRNLALID
- a CDS encoding YcaO-like family protein, whose amino-acid sequence is MIELKSCPKSFTTDQDKACTPVETVRRVKAALAEKCEGVLAQTDRVDTGRLGIPVFVSQCGPAAREVMPTRKQMGKGASPEQAEASALMELVERFSYFSFWADPANFTELTWSEAREKWPGQVMDIGQVLRSVGEEIASDKAVRLMDLIRWRFHPALDVRTGRTEYVPLDWFKKLNEFNGSSAGNTFEESIAQGACELVERHVCAVVDRSRQTTPTIDQATCGDPVLRRLLDCFERNGVTIILKDFSLGYPVPTVAAVAWDRKTFPALSEIVFTAGTAASPVKAAIRAVTEVAQLAGDFETSRVYEASGLPKFTELDQIEWLKEGEVVALDSLPTVEDGDIYNELMALAEGLFEKGDTLYAVDTRHPDLMVTANYNFVPGFDFRERTPHRSIGLFVGRILAEDADFDEALEGLDVLEEIYPDAYFLPFFRGLLALRMGDPLYAAARFEESVDLQPANAERGLAVFYQAYALSQVEEWEDALALLDRAVELDDECREFFNLRGVAHFKAGRYAEAADNFRASLDIDSGSPHDLANLGLCHKFMGNRQEAEDYLRAALDMDPTLDYAREHLLELEES
- the rpmE gene encoding 50S ribosomal protein L31, with product MKNDIHPKTYKAKIRCHCGYEAELLTTKGEEFEVEICSNCHPFYTGKQRFVDTAGRIDRFRKKYGDLSALAAKSK
- a CDS encoding Tim44 domain-containing protein, giving the protein MHNDNNVNASGFAGRLTGRPILWLSAPALVLIMATPALAQAAPPSRSGSVLNILLLVLIAYFLVRMFRRRSGGGNDKTRPGRWSRPDYPTKPGEGDGSGSDADSSSASEDRPAQKPQSMDRHEAARRTWDMLRSEDTAKTSPSTPTGAPPRADGFDEAEFLEGAKVLFSRFQQARDKEDYDALRDFLSDEVYSDAVAAGERPRTEVMLVSALLTELHSADGRTVASVHYDAQLRTGEEGRPVQLRTVWEFGRDDSVPGGLWVLEKINSIDQ